The following coding sequences lie in one Streptomyces sp. NBC_00510 genomic window:
- a CDS encoding RNA methyltransferase: protein MAELITIDDPDDPRLHDYTSLTDVELRRRREPAEGLFIAEGEKVIRRARQAGYRMRSMLLSAKWVDVMRDVIDEVPAPVYAVSPELAEQVTGYHVHRGALASMQRRQLPDAAALLGDARRIVVMESVNDHTNIGAIFRSAAALGMDAVLLSPDCADPLYRRSVKVSMGAVFSVPYARLESWPRDLEAVREAGFKLLALTPDEKATDIDEAAPHRLERAALMLGAEGDGLSTRALVAADEWVRIPMAHGVDSLNVGAAAAVAFYAVATGRPRD from the coding sequence GTGGCTGAGCTCATCACCATCGACGATCCCGACGACCCGCGTCTGCACGACTACACGTCGCTGACCGACGTGGAGCTGCGCCGACGCCGCGAGCCGGCCGAGGGGCTGTTCATCGCGGAGGGCGAGAAGGTCATCCGGCGCGCCCGGCAGGCCGGTTACCGCATGCGCTCCATGCTGCTGTCCGCCAAGTGGGTCGACGTCATGCGGGACGTCATCGACGAGGTCCCGGCGCCGGTCTACGCGGTCAGCCCGGAACTCGCCGAGCAGGTGACCGGCTACCACGTGCACCGCGGGGCCCTCGCCTCGATGCAGCGCAGGCAACTGCCCGACGCGGCGGCCCTGCTGGGCGACGCGCGGCGGATCGTCGTCATGGAGTCGGTCAACGACCACACCAACATCGGCGCCATCTTCCGCAGCGCCGCCGCCCTCGGCATGGACGCCGTCCTGCTCTCCCCGGACTGCGCCGACCCGCTGTACCGCAGGTCGGTCAAGGTCTCGATGGGCGCCGTCTTCTCCGTCCCGTACGCCCGGCTGGAGAGCTGGCCCCGGGACCTGGAGGCGGTCCGGGAGGCGGGCTTCAAGCTGCTCGCGCTGACCCCCGACGAGAAGGCGACCGACATCGACGAGGCCGCCCCGCACCGCCTGGAACGCGCGGCGCTGATGCTCGGCGCCGAGGGCGACGGCCTGTCGACCCGCGCCCTGGTCGCCGCCGACGAGTGGGTGCGCATCCCCATGGCGCACGGGGTGGACTCCCTGAACGTGGGGGCGGCCGCCGCGGTCGCGTTCTACGCGGTGGCGACCGGCCGCCCCCGGGACTGA
- the cobA gene encoding uroporphyrinogen-III C-methyltransferase has product MTAAEDRNDAPAYPVGLRLTGRRVVVLGGGQVAQRRLPPLVAAGAEVVLVSPSATPSVDAMAAAGEIRWERRRYRPGDLADAWYALIATTDPEANAAASAEAEERRVWCVRSDDAEAATAWTPATGRTEGVTVAVLTGRDPRRSAAVRDAIVEGLRDGSLAAPQHRGRTPGVALVGGGPGDPDLITVRGRRLLAEADVVIADRLGPRDLLDELPPHVEVIDAAKIPYGRAMAQEAINAALIEHAKAGKAVVRLKGGDPYVFGRGMEEAEALAEAGIPCTVVPGISSSISVPAAAGIPVTHRGVAHEFTVVSGHVAPEDPRSLVDWAALARLRGTLVLLMAVERIGSIAAALVEHGRGADTPVAVIQEGTTAAQRRVDATLATVGERVAQEGIRPPAVIVIGEVVAVGDRVTGGNQ; this is encoded by the coding sequence ATGACTGCCGCCGAGGACCGCAACGACGCACCCGCCTACCCCGTCGGACTGCGCCTCACGGGCCGCCGCGTGGTCGTCCTCGGCGGTGGCCAGGTCGCCCAGCGCAGGCTGCCCCCGCTGGTCGCGGCCGGCGCCGAGGTCGTCCTGGTCTCCCCGTCCGCGACGCCGTCCGTCGACGCGATGGCCGCCGCGGGCGAGATCCGCTGGGAGCGCCGCCGTTACCGGCCGGGCGACCTGGCCGACGCCTGGTACGCGCTCATCGCCACCACCGACCCCGAGGCGAACGCCGCGGCCTCCGCGGAGGCGGAGGAGCGCCGCGTGTGGTGCGTCCGCAGCGACGACGCCGAGGCGGCGACCGCGTGGACGCCGGCGACCGGCCGTACGGAGGGCGTGACCGTCGCCGTCCTCACGGGCCGGGACCCGCGGCGTTCCGCGGCCGTGCGGGACGCGATCGTGGAGGGCCTGCGCGACGGTTCGCTCGCCGCGCCGCAGCACCGGGGGAGGACCCCGGGCGTGGCGCTGGTCGGCGGCGGCCCGGGTGACCCGGACCTGATCACGGTGCGCGGCCGCCGGCTGCTCGCGGAGGCGGACGTCGTCATCGCCGACCGGCTCGGCCCCCGCGACCTGCTCGACGAACTGCCGCCGCACGTCGAGGTGATCGACGCCGCGAAGATCCCGTACGGCCGGGCGATGGCCCAGGAGGCGATCAACGCGGCGCTCATCGAGCACGCGAAGGCCGGCAAGGCGGTCGTGCGGCTCAAGGGCGGGGACCCGTACGTGTTCGGGCGCGGCATGGAGGAGGCGGAGGCGCTCGCGGAGGCGGGCATCCCGTGCACCGTCGTGCCGGGGATCTCCAGCTCCATCAGCGTCCCGGCCGCCGCCGGCATCCCGGTCACGCACCGGGGCGTGGCGCACGAGTTCACCGTGGTCAGCGGCCATGTGGCCCCGGAGGACCCGCGCTCGCTCGTGGACTGGGCGGCCCTCGCCCGGCTGCGCGGAACGCTGGTGCTGCTGATGGCCGTGGAGCGGATCGGCTCGATCGCGGCGGCGCTCGTGGAGCACGGCCGGGGCGCGGACACCCCCGTCGCGGTGATCCAGGAGGGCACGACGGCGGCCCAGCGCCGGGTCGACGCGACGCTCGCGACGGTGGGGGAGCGGGTGGCGCAGGAGGGCATCCGGCCGCCCGCGGTGATCGTCATCGGCGAGGTCGTCGCCGTGGGCGATCGCGTAACCGGCGGTAACCAGTGA
- a CDS encoding acyl-CoA/acyl-ACP dehydrogenase, with product MSSDLLYSDVENDLRAAVRGLLTDRCAPADVLARCEGDAPYDAALWRTLAREVGVAGLLVPEKLGGQGASAREAAVVLEELGAFVAPVPFLGSAVLATAALLAAGTAEADAVVTRLAEGEQTAALAVPLPTAPGADVSQGVRADADGVLAGRVTSVADATAADVLIVPGNGPDGPGLYEVRTDAPGVALSVPVPLDLTRPIADVSFDGAAARRLAGPGTAAAAVERALLTGAGLLASEQLGLAQWCLDETVAYLKERHQFGRVVGSFQSLKHRLADLWLEVVQSRAAARNAADALAGDSADAPVAVAVAQSFCAPVAVRAAEECVQLHGGIGMTWEHPAHLRLKRAKADEIALGTPGRHRAALAALVDLPAAAG from the coding sequence CGCGCCGTACGACGCGGCGCTGTGGCGGACCCTGGCCCGGGAGGTGGGGGTCGCGGGGCTGCTGGTGCCGGAGAAGCTCGGCGGCCAGGGCGCCTCCGCGCGGGAGGCCGCGGTCGTTCTGGAGGAGCTGGGGGCCTTCGTGGCGCCCGTGCCCTTCCTGGGCAGCGCCGTGCTGGCCACCGCGGCCCTGCTGGCGGCCGGCACCGCGGAGGCCGACGCCGTCGTGACGCGCCTCGCGGAGGGCGAGCAGACGGCCGCCCTGGCCGTGCCGCTGCCCACGGCGCCGGGCGCGGACGTCTCCCAGGGGGTACGGGCCGACGCGGACGGCGTCCTCGCCGGGCGCGTGACCAGCGTCGCCGACGCGACCGCCGCGGACGTGCTGATCGTGCCCGGGAACGGTCCGGACGGGCCCGGGCTCTACGAGGTGCGCACCGACGCGCCCGGGGTCGCCCTGTCCGTACCGGTGCCGCTCGACCTGACCCGGCCGATCGCGGACGTCTCCTTCGACGGGGCGGCGGCCCGCCGGCTCGCCGGGCCCGGGACCGCCGCGGCGGCCGTGGAACGGGCCCTGCTGACGGGGGCGGGGCTGCTGGCCTCCGAGCAACTGGGCCTGGCCCAGTGGTGCCTGGACGAGACGGTGGCGTACCTGAAGGAGCGTCACCAGTTCGGCCGGGTCGTGGGCTCCTTCCAGTCCCTCAAGCACCGGCTCGCGGACCTGTGGCTCGAGGTCGTCCAGTCCCGCGCCGCCGCGCGCAACGCAGCCGACGCGCTCGCGGGCGACAGCGCGGACGCCCCGGTCGCGGTGGCCGTGGCGCAGTCGTTCTGCGCGCCGGTCGCCGTGCGGGCCGCCGAGGAGTGCGTCCAACTGCACGGCGGCATCGGCATGACCTGGGAGCACCCGGCCCACCTGCGGCTGAAGCGCGCCAAGGCCGACGAGATCGCCCTGGGCACGCCCGGCCGCCACCGGGCGGCCCTCGCCGCCCTGGTGGACCTGCCGGCCGCGGCGGGCTGA